The region ACGCTTTAATTTCCAAAATTTCGGTTTTTCCAAATCCAACAACAGGTGTTTTAAATGTAGAGTTAAACGATGAAATAAAAAAAATTGATGTTTATGATGTAAGTGGTAAAAAGGTTTTAATGACACAAAAAAATCAATTTAATTTAGAAAGTTTATCAAATGGAATATATCTTCTAAAAATTTACACTAAAACTAATAAAACATTATTTCACAAGGTTATAAAAAAATAAGGATTGTTTAAACAATCCTTATTTTTTTATAATTCGTTGGTACTAGCCTTTACAGGTATAACAACATATTGTTTTTTATATGCACCATTTTCGGTAGCAAATTGCCAACGTGTTGATGCAATTACACGTACAGCTTCTATATAAAAACTATTATCTTTAGCAATATCTTCTGGAGAAAAATCAAAAGGAACACCTTCTTCATTAATAGTAAACGATACATAAAACACAAAAAACGATTGTTTTTTGTTAGTTTTAGGCACATCGGTTTTTTTTACATTGTTGTAATTAAAGTTGTTGTTTATGTAATTGTGTAAATCATCGGTAGTACCACCAGTATAAATAACATCAGTAAACACTGGTTTGCTGGGCATTGCCAAGGTATCCTGAGCAAAACCAGTAAAACTACATAAAACTAATAATATACAACTACTTACCTTTTTCATAATTGTTGTAGTTTTTGAAGGTTTTCTAAAGCTTTACTAATTGATTTGATATGATCAAACGTTAACAATAAGCGCAAACCGTTTTTGGTTTGTTTTTCTTTTAACGTAGCCAGTTTTGGATATACCTGTACAAACTGCAGTACTTTACGGAATTGTGACGATTGGTAGTACATTGATTGTTGATCGCTAACAAAATAACCAATCATTTTGCCTTGTTTTAAAACCAGTTTTTCAATTCCTGCTTTTGAAGCAATCCATTTTATACGTACCGAATCTAATAGGTTTATGGCTTGTTTTGGCAATGCACCAAAACGGTCGGTTAATTTATTTTGAAATGCAATTAATTCATCTTCGGTTTTTAAAGTAGCCATTTCATTATATAAAGCCAAACGTTCTGAAACGCTGTTAATGTATTCATCTGGAAACAAAATTTCAAAATCAGATTCAATTACAATATCTTTTACGTACTCTTTGGTATCAATATTTTGTTCGTCTTCGTATAAATCTTTAAACTCGTTTTCTTTTAATTCATCAATAGCTTCGTTCATAATTTTTTGGTAGGTTTCAAAGCCAATTTCATTAATAAAACCACTTTGTTCACCACCTAAAATATCACCAGCACCACGAATTTCTAAATCTTTCATGGCAATATTAAATCCGCTACCTAAATCGCTAAATTGTTCTAATGCCGATATGCGTTTTCTAGCTTCTTCGGTCATTACACTATAAGGCGGTGTAATAAAATAACAAAACGCTTTTTTATTGCTACGCCCTACACGGCCACGCATTTGGTGTAAATCGCTTAAACCAAAATTATTGGCATTGTTTATAAAAATAGTGTTTGCGTTAGGTACGTCTAAACCACTTTCAATAATTGTTGTGGCAACCAAAACATCAAATTCACCTTCCATGAAAGATAACAGTAAGTCTTCTAATTTTTTACCGTCCATTTGGCCGTGTCCTATGCCTACTTTTGCATGCGGAACCAAACGTTGAATCATACCGGCTACTTCTTTAATATTTTCAATACGGTTGTTAATAAAATATACCTGTCCGCCGCGTTCAATTTCATAAGTTATAGCATCGCGAATTATTTCTTCATTAAATCCAACAACATTTGTTTCAATAGGATAACGATTTGGTGGTGGGGTTGAAATTACGGATAAATCACGTGCGGCCATTAATGAAAACTGCAAGGTGCGCGGAATTGGCGTTGCAGTAAGTGTAAGGGTATCAATGTTTTCGCCAATGGTTTTAAGTTTATCTTTAACGGCAACACCAAATTTTTGTTCTTCGTCAATAACCAATAAGCCTAAATCTTTAAAAACCACGTTTTTATTAACCAATTGATGTGTGCCAATAATAATATCAATTTTACCTTCGGCTAGTTCTTTTAAGGTTTCGGTTTTTTGTTTTGCTGTTTTAAAGCGATTTAAGTAGGCTACTTTTACAGGCATATCTTTTAAACGTTCGGTAAACGTTTTGTAATGCTGAAAAGCCAAAATAGTAGTTGGTACCAATACAGCAACTTGTTTGCCATTATCAACCATTTTAAAAGCAGCACGTATGGCAACTTCGGTTTTTCCAAAGCCCACATCGCCACAAACCAAACGATCCATAGGACGATCGTTTTCCATATCGGTTTTTACATCAATAGTTGATTTTAACTGATCTGGTGTATCTTCATAAATAAACGAACTTTCAAGTTCGGCTTGTAAATAACTATCGGGTGCACATGCAAATCCTTTTTCAAGTCTGCGTTTAGCGTATAATTTTATTAAGTTAAAGGCAATGTGTTTAACACGTGCTTTAGTTTTTTGTTTTAAGGCTTTCCAAGCGCCAGAGCCAATTTTGTAAATTTTTGGTGGCGCACCGTCTTTACCATTGTATTTTGATATTTTGTGTAGTGAGTGTATAGATACGTAAACAATATCATTATCTGCGTACACTAGTTTTATGGCTTCTTGTTTTTTGCCCTCAACATCAATTTTTTGTAAACCGCCAAATTTACCAATTCCGTGATCAATGTGGGTAACGTAATCACCAACCGATAGTGTTGTAAGCTCTTTTAAAGTTATGGTTTGTTTTTTGGTGTAACCATTTTTAATACTGAATTTATGGTAGCGTTCAAAAATTTGATGGTCGGTATAGCAAACAATTTGGTTTTCTTTATCAATAAAACCTTGAAATAAAGGCATTACAACGGTTTTGTATTGCTTAATTTGTTGATTTTGGTCTTTTAAGCTGCTAAAAATTTCTTCAAATCGGTTGCGTTGTGATTCACTAGAGCAATACAAATAATTGGTATAGCCGTTTTCGGTATTTTGGTTGAGGTTTTCGATAAGTAAATCGAATTGTTTATTGAATGACGGCTGCGGGCTTTGGAAAAATTCAATGGACAAGTTTGGTGTGAAAAAGTTTTGCTGAGCTAATTCAACCACGGTGAAATCTTCTGCTTTTAAAAGAAATTCGGTTGCAGGTAAAAACATTTCATTTGGCGATAAATGTTTTACATTAGTGCTTAACTTATCAAAAGTTTCGGTAGCTTTTTGAAACATTTTAGTAAGTTGTTCTTTAACTACCATGGTGTTTTGAATAAACAAAACAGTATTTGGATTAATGTAGTTTAAAAAGCTTTCACGTGTTTCTTGTAAAAACTTGTTTTCAACATTAGGTATAATGGTTATTTTTTTGTTGGTTTCGATAGAAAGTTGTGTTTCCACATCAAAAGTTCTAATACTGTCTATTTCGTTTCCAAAAAATTCAATACGATAAGGGTTTTCGTTCGAAAAAGAAAAAACATCAATAATACCACCGCGAACAGAAAATTCACCAGGTTCCGATACAAAATCTACACGTTTAAAATTGTATTCAAAAAGTACTTCGTTAACAAAATCAATAGTCATTTTATCGTTAACGGCAATTTTTAAAGTGTTTTTATCAAGTTGTTTTCGGGTAACTACTTTTTCAAACAAGGCATCGGCGTACGAAACAATAACAACTGGTTTTTTACGTGCGTTTAATCGGTTTAAAACTTCGGCACGTAAAAGTACATTGGCGTTATCGGTTTCTTCAATTTGATACGGACGGCGGTACGAACCTGGATAAAAAAGTACGTATTCTTTAGAAATAAGGTTTTCTAAATCGTTTAAATAATAAGCGGCTTCTTCTTTATCGTTAAAAATTAGCAAAAAATGTTGTTCGGCATTTTTAAATAATGCCTGAATTTGAAACGATAGTGCCGAACCAACAAAACCTTTGCTATGTATTTTTGTGCCTAATTTTGTAATTTGGCTTTGTAATTGTTGGGTTTTTGTGGCTTGTTCAACTATTTTTTTTATACTCATTATTCGGTAGGTAAAGCATTTAACGTAGCGCGTTTAACGGTGTCTATTGTTAGCATTAATTGGTCTTCGCCTGTTTCTTTTGGAATATTAGCTTTAATTTCAAATTCGTTAAACTGGTTTATTAAAGAATTGGTGTTTTTTTGTATGGCAGCAAGTAAATTATTAATTTCTTTAATATTTAACGGTTCTAATTCAAGCAACATGTCTAAATTTTGAATGTTGGTTTCAAGTAAAGCCAAACGAGCTTTAACTTCGGGTTTGTTATACATTTCGGGAATGTTTGTTTTTAAAACTGCGGCTTTTTCTACCAAAATAGTTGCCTTGCGTTTTAAGCTACTTAAACTGGCATTTGGTTTTATGGTAAGTTCGTTACTAAAATTATTCCATTGGTCCCAGTTGTTTATTTTAGAAGCCACTGCGTTATTAGCTACTACAACTTTAAATTGCCACTTTTTATGTATGCTGCGCACCAATGAATCTTGCGATATTTTGGTGGTTACAATAGGTACTGTTGTGTTTTTTTTATTACAACTTGTAAAAAGTGTTAAAAAAAGTACCGATATGATTAGGTATTTCATAGAAATGATGTTCTAAAATAATATGCAAAATTACTAATATTGACTGTACTAAATGTGTGTTGAATGGAAATAATACTAGGTTTTTGACATTTTTTATAAAACATTTAAAAAAAATAGGAACAAAAGCTATCTTTGTATCAGAATTTAAACAACATGAACAATACCAAAATATTAATTATTGGAGCTTGTGGCCAGATAGGCTCTGAACTTACCCTAAAATTACGCGAAATTTACGGTTTAAACAATGTAATAGCATCGGATATTAGAAAAGGCGAACAAGATGTTTTTAAAACAGGACCTTTTGAAATTGTTGATGCAATGAATTATGACCAAGTTGCAGCAGTAATAGAAAAGCACCAAATTAACGAGGTGTATTTAATGGCAGCATTATTATCGGCAACAGCAGAAAAAAATCCTGCTTTTGCTTGGGATTTAAACATGAATTCGTTGTTTCATGTACTTAATTTAGCAAAAGACGGTAAAATTAATAAAATATTTTGGCCTTCAAGTATAGCTGTTTTTGGGCCAACAACGCCAAAACAAAACACACCACAATATACCGTTATGGAACCATCAACTGTTTACGGAATATCAAAACAAGCTGGTGAACGTTGGTGCGAATATTATTTTAACAAATTTGGTGTTGATGTACGATCTATTCGTTACCCAGGTTTAATTTCTTGGAAAACACCTCCGGGTGGTGGTACTACCGATTACGCTGTTGATATTTATTACAAAGCGGTTGCAGAAAATAAATATACTTGTTTTTTATCTGAAAATACCAAACTTCCAATGATGTATATGGACGATGCTATTAAAGCTACCATTGGAATTATGCAAGCTAATAAAGATCAAATTAAAATACGATCGTCATACAACTTAGCTGCAATGAGTTTTACACCAAAACAAATTGCACAAGCTATAGCTAATGAAAAGCCAGGATTTGAAATTTCTTACGAACCTGATTTTAGACAAGATATTGCCGATTCTTGGCCAAGTAGTATTAACGACGATGAAGCTAGAGCACATTGGGGTTGGCAACATAATTTTGATTTAGAAACTATGACAAAAGAAATGTTAGAAAATCTTTCGCTATAAAATGTTAATT is a window of Myroides sp. JBRI-B21084 DNA encoding:
- the mfd gene encoding transcription-repair coupling factor; this encodes MSIKKIVEQATKTQQLQSQITKLGTKIHSKGFVGSALSFQIQALFKNAEQHFLLIFNDKEEAAYYLNDLENLISKEYVLFYPGSYRRPYQIEETDNANVLLRAEVLNRLNARKKPVVIVSYADALFEKVVTRKQLDKNTLKIAVNDKMTIDFVNEVLFEYNFKRVDFVSEPGEFSVRGGIIDVFSFSNENPYRIEFFGNEIDSIRTFDVETQLSIETNKKITIIPNVENKFLQETRESFLNYINPNTVLFIQNTMVVKEQLTKMFQKATETFDKLSTNVKHLSPNEMFLPATEFLLKAEDFTVVELAQQNFFTPNLSIEFFQSPQPSFNKQFDLLIENLNQNTENGYTNYLYCSSESQRNRFEEIFSSLKDQNQQIKQYKTVVMPLFQGFIDKENQIVCYTDHQIFERYHKFSIKNGYTKKQTITLKELTTLSVGDYVTHIDHGIGKFGGLQKIDVEGKKQEAIKLVYADNDIVYVSIHSLHKISKYNGKDGAPPKIYKIGSGAWKALKQKTKARVKHIAFNLIKLYAKRRLEKGFACAPDSYLQAELESSFIYEDTPDQLKSTIDVKTDMENDRPMDRLVCGDVGFGKTEVAIRAAFKMVDNGKQVAVLVPTTILAFQHYKTFTERLKDMPVKVAYLNRFKTAKQKTETLKELAEGKIDIIIGTHQLVNKNVVFKDLGLLVIDEEQKFGVAVKDKLKTIGENIDTLTLTATPIPRTLQFSLMAARDLSVISTPPPNRYPIETNVVGFNEEIIRDAITYEIERGGQVYFINNRIENIKEVAGMIQRLVPHAKVGIGHGQMDGKKLEDLLLSFMEGEFDVLVATTIIESGLDVPNANTIFINNANNFGLSDLHQMRGRVGRSNKKAFCYFITPPYSVMTEEARKRISALEQFSDLGSGFNIAMKDLEIRGAGDILGGEQSGFINEIGFETYQKIMNEAIDELKENEFKDLYEDEQNIDTKEYVKDIVIESDFEILFPDEYINSVSERLALYNEMATLKTEDELIAFQNKLTDRFGALPKQAINLLDSVRIKWIASKAGIEKLVLKQGKMIGYFVSDQQSMYYQSSQFRKVLQFVQVYPKLATLKEKQTKNGLRLLLTFDHIKSISKALENLQKLQQL
- a CDS encoding NAD-dependent epimerase/dehydratase family protein, producing the protein MNNTKILIIGACGQIGSELTLKLREIYGLNNVIASDIRKGEQDVFKTGPFEIVDAMNYDQVAAVIEKHQINEVYLMAALLSATAEKNPAFAWDLNMNSLFHVLNLAKDGKINKIFWPSSIAVFGPTTPKQNTPQYTVMEPSTVYGISKQAGERWCEYYFNKFGVDVRSIRYPGLISWKTPPGGGTTDYAVDIYYKAVAENKYTCFLSENTKLPMMYMDDAIKATIGIMQANKDQIKIRSSYNLAAMSFTPKQIAQAIANEKPGFEISYEPDFRQDIADSWPSSINDDEARAHWGWQHNFDLETMTKEMLENLSL